Genomic window (Papaver somniferum cultivar HN1 unplaced genomic scaffold, ASM357369v1 unplaced-scaffold_0, whole genome shotgun sequence):
ATAATCAGCAGCACGAATCATATCAAAAAGTGTATTCCCTTCATCTTTAAAACCCGCAACAAATTTCTCATCCCATTGAATCAGTTCTTTTTCCtcatcctcatctctatcttcttTCTCACCATGTTTCTCTAGAAACTCAACCACTTTCTTCAAAATCTCAGTTGAAATATTAGTTAATGGAATTGGAATCTGATCATTTCCATCACAGCCATCTTCGATCAAATGTTTGATTGTTCGAGATAACAAAGCACCTGATACTACCAATTCGAAAATATCACCCTCATGGCTTGTTAGATGAACCAGTGATGATGTGATGCTGCTGCTTGAATGGTAGTATTTCCTTGTTTTCTTTCTTGCTGTTactgttttcccttttttccttttcctttgtgGTTTTGGCTTAGAAGAACCACCTTCCTCTGTTACACTAAAAACAAATGAAGATCCACCACCACCAGACTGATCAAAATCAGATACAGGGGTAACAAGTACTGAAACTTCTTCTTAAGATAGCAACTTCAGATCAAGATGACTGGCCTTTTACCTCCTAAGACTACGTTGTTGGTGATGAGTAACTTCAGGTATTAACCTTCAATAATACTTTCAATCTCTTAATTCAGTTACATCTTCTTATCAGATTATGACATTGTGCTCTCCTCTTTAGTTTCAGTTCAAAAGAAGACTTTGTGTAGTTATTTGGGAACATGATATCATCATTTCTAATTCATCGGGTATGTATTCTTCTGCAATTTGAATCCTTATATTTAGTGTTTGGATTGTGAATCATCTGAAGATCTTGGACTATTCTTTTCTTTGGTT
Coding sequences:
- the LOC113325854 gene encoding SKP1-like protein 11, with amino-acid sequence MKNLKIQEKTEQSGGGGSSFVFSVTEEGGSSKPKPQRKRKKGKTVTARKKTRKYYHSSSSITSSLVHLTSHEGDIFELVVSGALLSRTIKHLIEDGCDGNDQIPIPLTNISTEILKKVVEFLEKHGEKEDRDEDEEKELIQWDEKFVAGFKDEGNTLFDMIRAADYLDVKCLMDVTCQACADMIKGKSPEWIRKYFNIKNDFSPDEEAEVRRENQLAFE